The following proteins come from a genomic window of Candidatus Thermoplasmatota archaeon:
- a CDS encoding thiolase family protein has protein sequence MARTVRDVVIVDALRTPFGKRGGSFKETHPEVLGAAPLKALTERNGLKPDEIDDVIYGNVTPVGEQGLNIARKAALLAGWGDVVPGVQLNRMCGSGQQALNFAAMGVASGFQDVVIAGGVEHMTRIPIGSDAGPVSEDLASAFEILHQGESAERIADRWGFTREDLDRFGAESQRRYARAADAGHYKSQIIPVTVEVDGETRVVEKDEHPRPGTTAEKLAALKPSFRPDGGRITAGNSSGIVDGASALLVTTPEIAAERGWTPRARVVAMDAVGSDPVLMLTGPIPATKRVLAKANLAIDDIDLFECNEAFASVPLAWMKDTGAPYEKVNTMGGAIAHGHPLGATGGALVTKLVHELERTGGRYGLSTMCIGFGQGIATIVERL, from the coding sequence ATGGCCCGCACGGTCCGCGACGTCGTCATCGTCGACGCCCTCCGAACGCCCTTCGGCAAGCGCGGAGGCTCCTTCAAGGAGACCCACCCCGAGGTCCTCGGCGCGGCGCCCCTCAAGGCGCTCACGGAGCGCAACGGCCTGAAGCCCGACGAGATCGACGACGTCATCTACGGCAACGTGACGCCCGTCGGGGAGCAGGGCCTCAACATCGCGCGCAAGGCCGCGCTCCTTGCGGGCTGGGGCGACGTCGTGCCCGGCGTGCAGCTCAACCGCATGTGCGGGTCCGGCCAGCAGGCCCTCAACTTCGCCGCGATGGGCGTCGCAAGCGGCTTCCAGGATGTCGTGATCGCGGGCGGCGTCGAGCACATGACGCGCATCCCGATCGGGTCCGATGCGGGCCCCGTGAGCGAGGACCTCGCCTCGGCCTTCGAGATCCTCCACCAGGGCGAGAGCGCCGAGCGCATCGCGGACCGCTGGGGCTTCACGCGCGAGGACCTCGACCGCTTCGGCGCCGAGAGCCAGCGCCGCTACGCGCGCGCGGCCGACGCGGGCCACTACAAGTCGCAGATCATCCCCGTCACCGTCGAGGTCGACGGCGAGACGCGCGTCGTCGAGAAGGACGAGCACCCGCGCCCCGGCACGACCGCCGAGAAGCTCGCGGCGCTCAAGCCGTCCTTCCGCCCCGACGGCGGCCGCATCACTGCGGGCAACTCCTCGGGCATCGTGGACGGCGCCTCCGCCCTCCTCGTCACGACCCCCGAGATCGCGGCCGAGCGCGGCTGGACGCCGCGCGCCCGTGTCGTGGCGATGGACGCGGTCGGGTCCGACCCCGTGCTCATGCTCACGGGCCCCATCCCCGCGACGAAGCGCGTGCTCGCGAAGGCGAACCTCGCGATCGACGACATCGACCTCTTCGAATGCAACGAGGCGTTCGCCTCCGTGCCGCTCGCGTGGATGAAGGACACGGGCGCGCCGTACGAGAAGGTCAACACGATGGGCGGCGCGATCGCGCACGGGCACCCGCTCGGCGCAACGGGCGGCGCGCTCGTCACAAAGCTCGTCCACGAGCTCGAGCGCACGGGCGGCCGCTACGGCCTCTCGACGATGTGCATCGGCTTCGGTCAGGGCATCGCCACGATCGTCGAGCGGCTCTAG